From Woronichinia naegeliana WA131, the proteins below share one genomic window:
- a CDS encoding cytochrome b/b6 domain-containing protein, producing MVPQLASLRAKSPPQPQQKLAAKLFHGLNLVSLTLMITSGLQIYNANPVFGGREGLTIPVIFTLGGWLAGGRHWHFAAMWLFSLNLLSYGLYIVITQRWKNRFVGSNDLTALQKSRNIKRKNYAWHRLAYTLIVPLLLLSILTGLGMYKPAQLDWIVSFFGSWQALRVVHFLAVPILVIFTVIHTILGLQVGGVRLIKSMFV from the coding sequence ATGGTTCCCCAACTTGCTTCTCTTCGAGCCAAATCGCCTCCCCAACCCCAGCAAAAATTGGCGGCTAAACTATTTCATGGTTTAAACCTAGTTAGTCTCACCTTAATGATCACCAGTGGCTTGCAAATTTATAATGCCAATCCAGTCTTTGGGGGTCGAGAAGGATTAACTATTCCGGTTATTTTTACCCTCGGCGGTTGGTTAGCCGGAGGACGACATTGGCATTTTGCAGCCATGTGGTTATTTTCCCTGAATTTGCTCAGTTATGGCCTTTATATTGTCATCACTCAACGTTGGAAAAACCGCTTTGTGGGCAGCAATGATCTAACTGCTTTACAAAAAAGTCGGAATATTAAACGCAAAAATTATGCCTGGCATCGATTAGCCTATACCTTAATAGTTCCCCTCCTCTTACTCTCCATTTTGACGGGTTTGGGAATGTATAAACCGGCTCAACTTGACTGGATTGTTAGCTTTTTTGGAAGTTGGCAAGCCTTACGTGTGGTTCATTTCCTGGCAGTTCCTATATTGGTCATTTTTACGGTAATTCATACCATTTTAGGGCTACAAGTCGGCGGTGTTCGGTTAATTAAATCCATGTTTGTTTAG
- a CDS encoding beta-glucosidase — translation MIQIGMSKADWQIRQKIGQLIVVRASGFLFDHQIRYPVWEPLNAQLRDWLETLNLGGVILLGGSAAELAQRTQQLQSWSSNPLLIAADIEEGVGQRFAGATWFPPPYILGAIAAQNLDLAKDYARRMGEVTAQEALALGINWVLAPIADVNNNPDNPVINIRAFGDRPAIVSALVTAFIEGAKQYSVLTTAKHFPGHGDTATDSHLHLPVLSHSPERLAAVELPPFQSAIAAGVDTVMTAHLQIPAWDRENPATLSAAILTGQLRENLGFEGLIVTDALIMGGVTQIASPGEVAVRALEAGADILLMPPDPVETIEAVWAAVESGRLTEARIEQSVHRIQQAKNHLAIASVTPHPLKVAQPASRQTVQEIIKSGLQTGGILPLALETAIAKRNLIIVDDLLNCDFLDRACPSVTIPQVFGYQRQLLDQSSLGQVSLAALPTLLQVFVRGNPFRGTAGLTPEAEHFYQTIFQANWLQGLILYGSPYVLEWFRSQLSPDFPWVFSYGQMPQSQAIACQQLLGSSEQTTELEGKDFV, via the coding sequence ATGATACAGATAGGTATGAGTAAAGCGGATTGGCAAATACGACAAAAAATTGGCCAATTAATTGTTGTTCGAGCTTCAGGCTTTTTGTTTGATCACCAAATTCGTTATCCAGTCTGGGAACCCCTCAATGCCCAGCTAAGAGATTGGTTAGAAACCTTAAATTTGGGTGGGGTGATTCTTTTGGGAGGAAGTGCTGCCGAATTAGCCCAACGCACTCAACAGTTACAGTCCTGGTCTAGTAATCCGCTTTTAATTGCTGCTGATATTGAGGAAGGGGTAGGTCAACGTTTTGCCGGAGCGACCTGGTTCCCGCCACCCTATATTTTGGGCGCGATCGCTGCACAGAATTTAGATTTGGCTAAGGACTATGCCCGACGTATGGGGGAAGTGACCGCTCAAGAAGCCTTAGCTCTGGGTATTAATTGGGTTTTAGCACCGATCGCCGATGTGAATAATAATCCCGATAATCCGGTGATCAATATTCGGGCCTTTGGCGATCGCCCGGCCATAGTCAGTGCCTTAGTCACAGCTTTTATTGAAGGAGCAAAACAATATTCAGTTTTAACAACGGCGAAACATTTTCCAGGTCATGGCGATACGGCCACCGATTCCCATTTGCATCTTCCAGTGCTTTCCCATTCCCCTGAACGTTTGGCTGCGGTAGAGTTACCACCTTTTCAATCGGCGATCGCTGCTGGTGTGGATACGGTGATGACCGCCCATCTTCAGATTCCGGCTTGGGATCGAGAAAATCCGGCTACCCTTTCGGCGGCAATTTTGACGGGACAATTGCGAGAAAATTTGGGTTTTGAAGGGTTGATTGTCACTGACGCGCTAATTATGGGGGGTGTTACTCAGATTGCTAGTCCTGGGGAAGTGGCAGTCCGAGCTTTAGAAGCAGGAGCCGATATTTTACTGATGCCCCCAGATCCGGTGGAAACCATTGAGGCGGTGTGGGCCGCTGTGGAATCAGGACGTTTAACAGAAGCCAGAATTGAGCAATCAGTTCACCGCATTCAACAGGCTAAGAACCATTTAGCGATCGCTTCAGTGACTCCCCATCCTCTCAAGGTTGCTCAACCAGCATCCAGACAAACGGTTCAGGAGATCATTAAATCGGGTCTGCAAACGGGAGGCATTTTACCTTTAGCCCTGGAAACGGCGATCGCTAAGCGCAATCTGATCATTGTCGATGATTTATTAAATTGCGATTTTTTAGACCGAGCCTGTCCGAGTGTGACGATTCCCCAAGTCTTTGGTTATCAACGACAATTGTTAGATCAAAGTAGCCTGGGCCAAGTCAGCTTGGCAGCCTTGCCGACGTTGTTGCAGGTTTTTGTGCGCGGTAATCCCTTTCGAGGTACCGCCGGATTAACACCAGAAGCCGAACATTTTTATCAAACTATTTTTCAGGCGAATTGGTTGCAAGGCCTAATTCTCTACGGTAGTCCCTACGTTCTAGAGTGGTTCCGTTCCCAATTGTCTCCTGACTTTCCCTGGGTATTTAGTTATGGTCAGATGCCCCAGAGTCAGGCGATCGCTTGTCAGCAGTTATTAGGAAGCTCAGAGCAAACCACCGAATTAGAGGGCAAGGATTTTGTCTAG
- a CDS encoding transposase: protein MLEWWTKNFASCELGDERLNNRAFSIGKKLSEGFGKALSEVFKGGNELKRAYEFLGIRKQTLSR, encoded by the coding sequence ATGTTGGAATGGTGGACAAAAAACTTTGCCAGTTGTGAATTGGGAGACGAGAGGCTAAACAATCGTGCCTTCTCGATTGGGAAAAAGTTAAGTGAGGGGTTTGGAAAAGCCTTATCAGAAGTGTTTAAGGGAGGAAACGAGTTAAAGAGGGCCTATGAATTTTTGGGAATCCGAAAACAGACTTTGTCAAGATAA
- a CDS encoding IS4 family transposase, which produces MTTAAVEEYKIMLSVGDTTFLDYRNIKEKREGYGPTGKGGNGLILHSALAIEPEKGQVLGLLWQKLWNREVKEKPPTDETAKQKKERQKEQRKAARQRPFEEKESYKWVEALNTCEKQVESSTRVIHVFDREGDVSEVFDSVRQLKHTGVLVRASHNRSLDKNSERLWQHLESEPIRFHQEIEIPSTGKRKARKVKLAVRFCSVNLRTPYRFDNRDPLNVYAVYATEIDCPEGETPLSWMLLTTEVVETIEMAVTILRWYTYRWRVEEFHKVLKSGCQSERYRLASDGMKTLLGFLSVIAVELLHVTYLHRTQPDALAIEILNPLQLQVLKAAASQKLPPILTVAWAVESVAFLGGYLEHRRKTPLGIQVLWRGWLKLHDLCQGWQLAIRT; this is translated from the coding sequence ATGACAACTGCCGCCGTAGAAGAATATAAGATAATGCTATCAGTCGGAGATACGACCTTCTTAGATTATCGCAATATCAAGGAAAAAAGGGAAGGGTATGGGCCGACTGGAAAAGGAGGGAATGGATTAATACTGCATAGTGCTTTAGCAATTGAGCCAGAAAAAGGACAAGTATTAGGTTTATTATGGCAAAAACTGTGGAATAGGGAGGTAAAAGAAAAGCCCCCAACAGATGAAACGGCGAAGCAGAAAAAAGAAAGACAGAAAGAACAAAGAAAAGCAGCTCGTCAAAGACCATTTGAGGAAAAAGAATCCTACAAATGGGTAGAGGCTCTAAACACCTGTGAGAAACAGGTAGAAAGTTCAACGAGGGTAATTCATGTATTTGACAGAGAAGGAGATGTTTCAGAAGTCTTTGACTCAGTGCGTCAACTCAAGCATACAGGAGTGCTGGTCAGAGCGTCTCATAATCGTAGTTTAGACAAAAATAGTGAACGACTTTGGCAACATTTGGAATCAGAACCGATTCGTTTTCATCAAGAAATCGAGATTCCGAGTACAGGAAAAAGAAAAGCACGGAAGGTTAAGCTTGCCGTCCGATTTTGCTCAGTTAATCTACGAACTCCCTATCGTTTTGATAATCGTGACCCGTTGAATGTCTATGCTGTTTATGCGACAGAAATCGATTGTCCCGAAGGCGAAACTCCTTTATCTTGGATGCTTCTGACTACAGAAGTTGTTGAGACTATTGAGATGGCTGTCACTATTCTTCGTTGGTACACCTACCGATGGCGGGTTGAAGAATTTCATAAAGTCCTTAAGTCTGGTTGTCAGAGTGAGCGTTATCGACTTGCCTCTGATGGAATGAAAACTCTTTTGGGTTTTTTAAGTGTCATTGCTGTTGAACTTTTACACGTTACTTATCTTCATCGTACCCAGCCCGATGCTCTCGCGATTGAAATTCTTAATCCTCTTCAACTTCAGGTGTTAAAAGCAGCCGCCTCTCAAAAACTTCCCCCTATTTTGACTGTTGCTTGGGCTGTCGAGTCTGTTGCTTTTCTTGGTGGTTATCTTGAACATCGTCGTAAAACTCCTCTCGGTATCCAAGTCCTTTGGCGCGGTTGGTTGAAGTTGCATGACCTTTGCCAAG